Genomic segment of Acidobacteriota bacterium:
GGTGGTTCTGAAAGCGGAGAGCGTCGCGTGACGAAACGAGTCTGGACAAAGCTCCGCAGCCTGTTGGTCTGGGCTCATCGCTGGTTCGGCCTGCTGGCCGGCCTGTGGCTGTTCTTCCTCGCCGCAACCGGTTGCTTTGTCGTCTTCTACCAGGAGATCGATCGCGCCCTCAATCGCGATCTCTGGTATCGGCCGGTGGCGGGCGAGAGGCTGCCCGTTCAGCGCCTCGTGGAGGCCGCCGAGGCCAGCATCCCCGGCAGCTACGCCTCCTTCGCCAATCTGCCGAACCGCCCCGGCGAGCCCTTCTTCGCCTACCTGGCGGCGCGACCCGGAAGCGACGTCGAGATTCCGCGCAAGCTCCACGTCTTCGTCGACCCCTACAACGGTGAGGTCTTGGCGACGCGGGTCTTCGGGGCCTTCAAGCTCGACCGCCTGCATTTCGCCCAGCTCGTCTATCAGCTCCATCGCGATCTCAAGCTCGGCAATCTCGGCGCCTTCGTGCTCGGTCTGGTGGCCTTTCTGTGGATCTGGGATCACTTCGCGGCCGCCTGGATCTCCTTTCCGAATCCACGTCGGTGGTGGCAGAGCTGGGTGGTCAAGGGCGGTGCTCGCGGCTACTCGCTGGTCTATCGCCTGCACCGCGCCGGCGGCCTTTGGCTGGCGCCGGTCACCCTCGCCCTGGCGGTCTCCGGTGTCTACTTCAACTGGAACAGCGAGTTTCGCGCCGCGGTTAGCTGGTTCTCGCCCCTGACGCCGCGCCCTCACCAAACGGCACCGCGCCTCGAAGAGCCGCTCTTAGAGGCGCCGGTGGATGTCGACCAGGCGCTGGCGGTGGCCCGGCGTGA
This window contains:
- a CDS encoding PepSY-associated TM helix domain-containing protein, which codes for MTKRVWTKLRSLLVWAHRWFGLLAGLWLFFLAATGCFVVFYQEIDRALNRDLWYRPVAGERLPVQRLVEAAEASIPGSYASFANLPNRPGEPFFAYLAARPGSDVEIPRKLHVFVDPYNGEVLATRVFGAFKLDRLHFAQLVYQLHRDLKLGNLGAFVLGLVAFLWIWDHFAAAWISFPNPRRWWQSWVVKGGARGYSLVYRLHRAGGLWLAPVTLALAVSGVYFNWNSEFRAAVSWFSPLTPRPHQTAPRLEEPLLEAPVDVDQALAVARRETGGAEADRVSIMPQSGLYLVRLFDRRDISIHGGRFLYVSMEDGAVVSDRHARDGTLGDTLLAWQYPLHSGQAFGWPGRLLIFAAGLVICAMVATGFVIWAKKRRGRVALAARRRAAPRTPAPVAIPEPASRLLQDSRLAASFAPEGPRAQPAGRSRQGGGRAADRSAAGPRVPKGTSKPRISDR